CTGGAAAGACAGCATGGAGGCGATGTTGATCACCTTTCCGGCGCCTTTTCCGAGCATCTCGCGGGCGGCGGCCTGGGAGAGGAAGAAGGCGGTCTTCAGGTTCACATCCATCACCGCGTCCCAGTCCTCCTCGGTGAAGTCCAACGCATCGTTGCGCCGGATGATCCCCGCGTTGTTGACCAGGATGTCGGGCGCCGCCGCGGCGGCCTTTGCGGCGGCGATGATGTCGCCCGAGATGTTCGGCTGGCCGAGGTCGGCCTGGACGAAATGGAAGGCGCGGCCGGCGGCGCGCACGCCGGCCTCGGTGTCGGTCGCGGCCGAGCGGCCGACGGCGACGATGTCGGCCCCGGCCTCGGCCAGAGCCACGGCCATCGCCTGGCCAAGGCCGGTGTTGGCGCCGGTGACCATGGCCGTCCGCCCGGCCAGGCTGAAGAGATCGCTCATGTGCGGGAGCCTACTTCAGCTGGCAGATGTCGAGGACATTCATGTCCGTGTAGTCGAGGTTCTCGCCGCCCATGGCCCAGATGAAGGCGTAGTTGGCGGTGCCCGAGCCCATGTGGATCGACCAGGGCGGGCTGACCACGGCTTCCTCGTTGGCCACCACGATGTGGCGGGCGCTGTCAGGCTCGCCCATGAAGTGGAAGACCCGCTCGTCGCCCTTGAG
The nucleotide sequence above comes from Caulobacter sp. NIBR1757. Encoded proteins:
- the kduD gene encoding 2-dehydro-3-deoxy-D-gluconate 5-dehydrogenase KduD, with translation MSDLFSLAGRTAMVTGANTGLGQAMAVALAEAGADIVAVGRSAATDTEAGVRAAGRAFHFVQADLGQPNISGDIIAAAKAAAAAPDILVNNAGIIRRNDALDFTEEDWDAVMDVNLKTAFFLSQAAAREMLGKGAGKVINIASMLSFQGGVRVASYAASKSGIAGLTRLLANEWAVKGINVNAIAPGYFSTNNTEALRADEARNKSILERIPAGRWGQPSDLGGAAVFLASAASNYVHGAILPVDGGWLAR